One genomic region from Nitrospinota bacterium encodes:
- a CDS encoding signal peptidase I, with protein MRKIAHLRDADLLELSKDIFKKGKSIRFQAKGWSMRPFIRDGDIIVVSPIENSSIKTGDVVFCITTENKVIVHRVIKKYKKDKDNRITMLIKGDATFSSPEKVEMQNVLGKVVAVERKGRKKRLDTKLYQIKGLLFAGVSPFSQWTYPFFSKIKKYFNN; from the coding sequence GTGAGAAAGATCGCTCATTTAAGAGATGCCGATTTATTAGAATTAAGCAAAGACATCTTTAAAAAAGGCAAATCAATTCGTTTCCAGGCAAAAGGCTGGAGCATGCGTCCCTTTATTCGGGACGGAGATATTATTGTAGTTAGCCCAATCGAAAACTCCTCGATTAAAACAGGAGACGTGGTGTTCTGTATAACAACCGAGAATAAGGTTATAGTTCATCGAGTTATTAAAAAGTATAAAAAAGATAAAGATAATAGAATCACAATGCTTATTAAAGGGGATGCTACGTTTAGCTCTCCTGAAAAGGTTGAGATGCAAAATGTATTAGGTAAGGTAGTAGCAGTCGAAAGAAAGGGGCGGAAAAAAAGACTGGATACAAAACTTTACCAGATAAAAGGTCTGCTCTTTGCGGGAGTATCTCCCTTTAGCCAGTGGACTTATCCATTTTTTAGTAAGATTAAGAAGTATTTCAATAATTAG